One genomic region from Microcebus murinus isolate Inina chromosome 32, M.murinus_Inina_mat1.0, whole genome shotgun sequence encodes:
- the DPRX gene encoding divergent paired-related homeobox, with the protein MKRPKWTEGSTHQVHPHRKRTMFTEKQLEALNMLFNENPYPNPSLQREMASKIDIHPTVLQVWFKNHRAKLKKAKSKTVQPKQAPPPQPPAPEAANKTTPSQGTVDPQPRPPNPTYPVGLVYRGHQAPAYHLSLYPSVKGPVDVFLGHRIVHFGCCHDPNIYCLYPIVESQAGSARLGPHVVGCSLLRSRERQAPDVKGHRP; encoded by the exons ATGAAACGGCCCAAGTGGACCGAAGGGA gCACGCACCAGGTGCATCCGCACAGAAAGCGAACCATGTTCACCGAGAAGCAACTGGAAGCTTTGAACATGCTGTTCAATGAGAACCCATACCCAAACCCCAGCCTTCAGAGAGAGATGGCCTCAAAAATTGACATACACCCGACGGTTCTGCAG GTTTGGTTCAAGAACCACAGAGCAAAACTGAAGAAAGCAAAGAGCAAGACGGTGCAGCCGAAGCAAGCCCCTCCTCCACAGCCACCGGCACCTGAGGCTGCAAACAAGACCACTCCCAGCCAGGGTACTGTGGACCCGCAGCCCAGGCCCCCGAACCCCACCTATCCTGTAGGCCTCGTCTACAGAGGCCACCAGGCTCCGGCATACCATCTGAGCCTATACCCCAGCGTCAAGGGCCCTGTGGATGTCTTCCTTGGCCACAGAATAGTCCACTTTGGCTGCTGCCACGACCCTAACATTTACTGCCTGTATCCCATTGTGGAATCCCAGGCGGGCTCCGCACGCCTCGGCCCTCATGTCGTCGGCTGTTCACTTCTACggagcagggagaggcaggcGCCAGACGTGAAAGGCCACAGGCCATGA